A window of the Carassius gibelio isolate Cgi1373 ecotype wild population from Czech Republic chromosome B16, carGib1.2-hapl.c, whole genome shotgun sequence genome harbors these coding sequences:
- the pdp1 gene encoding pyruvate dehydrogenase phosphatase catalytic subunit 1: MAATSQVFRVIRGRRFGQILVPAMTCQNSSRPPGPCINATQPHSFEQRWQHQVRAYRTSPVWHTHYLTPPQVNSILKANEYSFKVPEFDGKNLSSVMGFDSNQLPANAPIEDRRSAATCLQTRGMLYGVFDGHAGCACAQALTERLFYYIAISLLPHETLLELEDAVENGRPLQPILQWHKHPNDYFSKEASQLYFSSLRTYWQELLDLSVPGEQPDVAEALVSAFKRLDNDISLEAQVGDPNAFLHYLVLRVAFSGATACVAHIDGNELHIANTGDCRAVLGVQEPDGSFSALTLTNDHNAQNESEMKRVLSEHPLSEAKSVVKQDRLLGLLMPFRAFGDVKFKWSIELQHRVLESGPDQLHENEHAKFIPPNYHTPPYLTAEPEVTRHHLRPQDRFLVLGSDGLWETLHRQEVVRIVGEHLTGVHQQQPVSVGGYKVTLGQMQGLLQERKARISSTFEDQNAATHLIRHAVGNNEFGMVDHERLSKMLSLPEELARMYRDDITIIIVQFNPHVIGGQ, translated from the coding sequence ATGGCTGCAACCTCCCAGGTGTTCAGGGTCATTCGTGGCAGGAGGTTTGGTCAGATACTGGTGCCAGCCATGACATGCCAAAACTCCAGCCGTCCTCCTGGTCCATGCATCAATGCAACTCAGCCACACAGCTTTGAACAAAGATGGCAGCACCAGGTGCGGGCATACAGGACCTCACCTGTATGGCACACCCACTACTTGACCCCACCTCAGGTTAACAGTATTCTAAAAGCTAACGAATACAGCTTCAAAGTTCCTGAGTTTGATGGTAAGAACCTCAGTTCGGTCATGGGCTTTGACAGCAACCAGCTACCGGCAAATGCACCCATTGAGGATCGCCGAAGTGCAGCAACATGCTTGCAAACCCGTGGCATGCTTTATGGTGTATTTGATGGCCATGCAGGCTGCGCATGTGCTCAGGCACTCACCGAGCGCCTCTTCTATTACATTGCTATCTCATTACTGCCACATGAGACGTTGCTGGAGCTGGAGGATGCGGTGGAGAACGGAAGACCTCTTCAACCGATATTGCAGTGGCACAAGCATCCCAATGACTACTTCAGCAAGGAAGCTTCACAGCTCTACTTCTCCAGTTTGCGCACGTACTGGCAGGAACTGCTGGATCTGAGCGTTCCTGGGGAGCAACCGGATGTTGCTGAAGCTCTTGTGAGTGCCTTTAAACGGTTGGACAATGACATATCCCTTGAAGCGCAGGTTGGCGACCCGAATGCGTTCTTGCACTACTTGGTGCTCCGTGTTGCATTCTCAGGTGCTACTGCATGTGTCGCCCACATTGATGGGAATGAGCTGCATATTGCCAACACTGGAGATTGTCGTGCAGTCCTGGGAGTACAAGAACCTGATGGTTCTTTTTCTGCCCTCACGCTCACCAATGACCACAATGCGCAGAATGAATCTGAGATGAAGCGTGTGCTGTCTGAGCATCCACTTTCTGAGGCCAAGAGTGTGGTGAAGCAGGATCGACTGTTGGGGTTACTCATGCCATTTCGCGCCTTTGGAGATGTTAAGTTCAAGTGGAGCATTGAACTCCAGCACCGTGTTCTCGAGTCCGGACCGGACCAGCTCCATGAGAATGAGCACGCCAAGTTCATCCCACCCAACTATCACACACCACCCTACCTTACGGCAGAACCAGAGGTGACGCGACACCACCTTCGTCCACAGGATCGGTTCCTGGTGCTGGGTTCGGACGGGCTGTGGGAAACACTACACAGGCAGGAGGTGGTGAGGATTGTGGGCGAACATCTCACTGGAGTGCACCAGCAGCAACCAGTCAGTGTTGGTGGCTATAAAGTGACCCTGGGTCAGATGCAGGGATTGTTGCAGGAGAGGAAGGCTCGCATCTCCTCCACTTTCGAAGACCAGAATGCGGCTACGCACCTGATTCGGCACGCGGTGGGGAATAATGAGTTTGGAATGGTGGACCATGAGAGGTTGTCGAAGATGTTAAGCTTGCCAGAGGAGTTAGCCCGCATGTATAGGGATGATATCACAATCATTATAGTGCAGTTTAACCCACACGTCATTGGCGGACAGTAG